CAACTTTGGAGCCAAAAACAGTGCTGTTCACATTTCTATGTAAGaaaactataaattaaaaataaaataatttataaatattctgCATACATATGAGCTTATAGCTTcaaggttaaaaataaatcaaaaggcaTTTGTGGGACACTAGACAACCAAGAAAAAGATTTATACACGTAAAGCATCTCATTCTGAGGTCGATTCCAAATTGTTATTACCTGTGAAAAGCTTCTTCTTCACAAAAATCAACAAGAAGGCATGCTAAATTCCAATAAGAAAATTAATCTAAGATATCTTAGGAATATAAGTTCTGTAGCTATAAAACATACCCTAACATATATATAGGCTTGTGCACATCAACTTGCACACTTGACAAACAAAAGCCATAAGTATGCTTTTAAGTTAAGTCACGGGTTTTAGAAAGCAATTCTGTGTGTTTTCAGTAAGCACCTTCCCGTTGACAGTATTGATGTCAGTCAGGGAAAATAATTCCAAAGTTGCATGCCCTTGAAAACTAAAAGATAGATTTTATAGACTATTGTGTCGACCATAAAAATGATATAGCTGAAAACAGTCTGAAAGTCAAAACTGTCCGTTCGTTATCTGCCTTCTTagttcccaggtgctgggacaaGCCCACTGAGGTTTCGTTTTAATTCCTTGTTGTGGTCATTGCATACGGCCCGCTTTGTAGAAGCTAAAGCAATCCCAGGAAGCTGTACGGATGTGTCTTACTCTTTGGTGCTGTCAGATGCAGCAGACGGTATTCTATCTTGCTGCCGCCACCGGGGAACCACTGACAAGCATTGTGAACCCCTTTTGTCAGGCCATGCTTTTGTGGTGGCTTGGCTTGCTGCAGTAGAATCAAATGTTCAAATTGAACAAAATCTTCCAATAGATACATGGATGTTGCCTGTTTTTCTCTGGCCATTAGTCCAGATAAgagtttcatatgtgtgtatgctagAGAGACGAAGGCCAGAATATTCAGAGGTAATTGTTTACAATGCTTTCTTAttgcaaagaaatttaaaaggaaaacaagtgtgtgtgtgtgtgtgtgtgtgtgtgtgtgtgtgtgtgtgtgtgtctcctctctctctctctctctctctctctctctctctctctctctctctctctctcagtgtgtgtgtgtgtgtgtgtgtgtatgtgtgtgtgtgtgtgtgtatgtgtgttcagacCCTTTATTCCTGATATTTTTTTCATggtacatttttacttatttgacTTCACTCTAgggacaaaggaaaggaaagcacaaaaatttttttttgggtCTGGcagtttgtttatttacatttgcATGTCGAAAGATATGTGCTAGCCCTGGTCAAATTGGGCctcaaaacagattttttttttttttaaagagagaggatGGGATCAGATATTTTAAGTTTTGGATACCAAGGTAAGCATCTGGGTTTTACAGAATTCAGGGACTTAGCAGTGGCATGGGCAAAACCGCCTCAGGCAAGAGAGGACTTGATGGTTTCTAGCAGCCTTCTGGTCTTCTAAATCACAAACCAGGTGCCTAGCAAGGAGCCTGGAAGGAGGAAAGTTTCACAGGAAAGGCCAGCATTGTCACATTGCATAGTCACATCAGGAGCTCCAAATGGCTGCCAAGGAAACAGCACTGCAAAAAGAACTATGCGACCCCTGCAGCAGTGTTTCCTGCCCACAAACAGGGTCATTTATTAGTAACGTTAGGAAGCTTACACTGTCCATTAGCCTAAAGAAGCCTCCACGGATAACGATGGAGGCACCATATCCAGGAAGCCCAAGAAAGATCCAAAGTCAAAGTGTAGGCCCCAGTCTGCTCAGTGTCTGCTTTCTCATATGGTCAGACCACAGTAACTCTAGGACTCACGCCGCCCTGTATCGAATTAACATCAACAGGGCCGGAAGTTCAGAATTCTTCTTTGCCTGCGTTAACGTTAGGTTTATCATTCTCCTGCAACGCTGAGGGCtggacccagggcctcacacataaGACACAACCCCGGGGCCACGTCCTTGTTCCTCAGCTTCATTTTAAATTCAAGTAATCGTCTCAAAATCAGGCTCTCACCGGATGGGTAAGGGCAACACGAATAGAAAACCTGGAGGAAAGTCAATTGAGGTTAATTATCAGGATTTCATCAGTGCAGTGTAAAGAAAGCATCCAGGTGATTTTCTGATTGGTCCCTTTGGGTGTAATCGCCTTCCCTCATATCAGCAGAACCTTATGTGACGTGCTCTGTGTTTGAGCAGTTTTAGATAACACAGAAATGAGCATTTGCTTACTTTTCATTTAAAGTCTTCTTTtctgaaatgatatttttttattctgaaatgaTTTTGTTAAAGTGCTGTCTTTAGAATATATCTATATGATATCTATATGATTTAATTTCCAAACTCAGTAAGAACTGAAAGTTGGACCACAACTTAGTTCTGTTTCGCTTGCTATGCAACTAACTAATCAtggtttacaaataaataaaaacagcattcaGAGatctcatataaataaatacaaatggttTGCTTTAGCTTGAtgctttgagacagtcttaccCTATATGCTGTTCGGGTAACTTACTgtggtccaagctggccttggccCTTCATTGATCTTCTCattccgcctcccaagtgctgggatccagaCATGACTCAGAGGCCTGGCTTCAAATCGgtttaaattctattttaccAGTTTGGCTGATGCAGTTTGAACCCAACTCTATCTACTCACTAGACATTGCCAAAGTAGTTTCCTCAAGCAGACTAGCAATCAAAACTAAATATACCTCAAGAaggtaaattttaaacttttgagaGTGTGCTTTTGACATAGAAGACATGAGAATCACAGGGAAACCAAGGACATAGGACCAGCTACAGCAAACAAAATGCAAGTTCTTTCTGGTACTTTGTGGCTCATTAAGCCAGCACTTCACGAGTAAGTACTTTACAGGGTGAGGCAATGGGCCATGTATATACTTCCCacgcttttcttatttttacctAGAAACTCTGTAGCATACTTGCCATCTCCACCTCAGTCTCCTATACTCCATTCTCTTTTAACTCTTAATAAAGCTATCTCGACAAATTGCTCTGGTAGCTACCAGAGCTCATGATGCGCAAACTCACAGTTCATCCAAAGTCCTCAATAACAACACAGATGTCCACACTAGACTTAGGTGGGCTTAAAAAATCTCCAATGAAATACCTTCCTCACTAGCTCATCCCTTTGCCACACCCATTCCTGGCTCCAGTCCTCTTTAAGAATGAACCACTTGTCTCTGTAACATTGTAACAAAACGCCTGGGCCACTTCAAGGAACACCAGTATAACTCAGTATCTTTCTTACACTGTGTTTCTCGTTGCTTTCCTGACCACTTGCCCAGAGTGCCTCCTATAAACCAGACCTTTCCAATTTCTGAGGTATGAACATGGTCCTTATGGCTCCAATGTCCAAGGTCCTCAGAATAGTATTCAGACCTTGTCAAAAAGAATCAGGACTAAGGATAAGCACAACTCCCACTAAATGAGTGGGTTGGCTTTTCCTCTCCAGTGTAAGCTTTGGCTATGGGCTTAGTGACTCCTATGTGACAGCTTTTGCTAGGCATTGTTCCCAAGAGTGTAGCTACAATTATACTGGAGGTTTTCTCCAAATGCCACCTGGGAGACTGCCAAGCCCACTTGTGACTCAGACCTGTCTAGATGTTTGGCTGCCAGGAGATATGTTTTTAAAGTctaatattttgatatatatatatatatatatatatatatatatatatatatatacatatatatatacacacacacacacacacacacacacacacacacatacacacacatatatgagagGTGGTAAAGATTTCAAGGGCATGGATCTTCAGGGTGAGTGCAaatccacaagcaggaagcaaaaCACATTATCAACCAATACTTCTATTCCATTGGGGAAGAAGGCAGCAGCAATATACCTTGTGCTAACACTTAGTTAGCCTCACATGGGTCTGAAGATGATTTGTATCACTATCTTTATTAGATGTTACATATTAGTGACATAAGTGTCATTTCTAAATAtagcaataatttaaaatataatattttatagctTTCAAAAAATAACCACCATCTGTAGGTTTCAAAATATTCACACTTCCAAAGTCTACATTTTAGTGTTTAGCCAAATTAcaggaggaaattttaaaaagaaaatgaaaaagcacCTTTGGGAATTAAATGTACGCCATACTATTTAATTAGTCCTTATGTTTCACAGACTAGATCGCCAAGTGATCCCATCTGCAGGAGCCGCTCTAGTACCCAGTAGGAATAATACCCATGTTTATGTAAAAGAAACTTCTGGTAAATTACATTTGTGGAAGTATTTGGGTATAGACGTAGAAGCTCATGGTAATTACAGTCAGTGAATGAGTTTTCAGTTTGCAGCAAGTCAGGGGAAGCTGGCCATGGTTTCTTTTACAACTTGGGgggaaaataaaccaaaaccaaaaggaaaccaaacaaacaaacaaaactgtttctTGCCAAACAATTAAAGGACACAGTTgacttaatcttttctttttttccatataaaatccATCGCTGTCTCTCACGAAGTTCAGAATTAACTCTGTACGGCAAGGGTATCTTCCTCTACCAAGGACAGCTCCATGGTATTTTCATTAGTGCTAGTTTTCATCCTGAAGTTGAAGGAACCATAGACTTTTGCAGACTCTTTGGAAGAGGCAAATCTGTTTCTGCGGTAGAGCTCCCCCTTCCACATAGACATCATTAGCAAGCACGAGAGAACAACTCCCCCGagtgtgaggaggcagaggccagcaatGACACAGCGGTCCAGGTGTGCCCCTAGCCTTGCACTCTCCTCTTCCAGGCGTTCCATCTCCCGGGCTGCCACTGTGTTGGGATCCACTGTCACCTCCCGAGGGACAATATAAGAAATGATCACCAGCAAGATACCAGTGACCAAGAACAAGATGGCGCTAATGAAGCCATAGTCTACGGACTTCCCTGAAGACGTGGCTTCTGAACTCGTGTCATCTTCATCTTCGGATATCAAAGACATGGGAGCCTCGTGGGACCATTCATTAGAGTTCCCCCATCCAAGATCTCCAGGGTGATGACTGCCTTTTGCTGATGGGGACCTCTGGCTTCTCTGTTCCAAGTTGACATTCTCATCCACATACGTAAAAGAAGTTTCTAGTTCCTGGCTGCAACAATTACAGACTTTACGATCTGCTATGACTTGGTCATTCCCTGAGTCAGGAGGGCCTGATGGGAAGAAGCTCGTCTCAATAGCATTGTAACGCAGCGAGGAGGTTGGGGATGCTAAAGATGGGCTAGTTCTAGACACTTCCACCGCAACTGCTCCTGGTGTGGATGTCAAGTTTTTCTGACAGCGAAGAGCAACTCTGATAGCTGCTTCTTCTGCATGGTCACCAGGAGCGTTGCCTGAACTCCACTCCACACCACTGCACAGGTCCACAGGGCTGTTGCTCTTAGTCAGGGACTGGAGCTCCATGGGAGCTGGTTAGAATTCTCCCAGCAATTTCCAGAAGCTCTTCCAGTGGCAGCACAGATAAGAACCTGGCAGAATCTAAGCCCATACTGTAGGGAGGCCTGCTCCTCTGGTCCCTGTTTCCTTCACAGCCATGACTTGTTGAGAACACTTTGGCCTCAGTTCCTCATGAGGGGGTAGGGGGCGAGAAAGGGAAGCTAGGGGCAGAAGACCATGAAAGCAGCAAATCTTCTGACTTGTCACAGGGGTTGGCAGTCAGGGTAGAAAAGGAGCAAGAAGGATGTGGCAGAATCTCTGGGGACAACACACTGCTGTCACCAAGCCAAATTTATCCAGGGACTCACACATTCTCGTGACAGAATCCCTCAGATGAGAAGGCAAGT
This window of the Acomys russatus chromosome 17, mAcoRus1.1, whole genome shotgun sequence genome carries:
- the Tmem74 gene encoding transmembrane protein 74 codes for the protein MELQSLTKSNSPVDLCSGVEWSSGNAPGDHAEEAAIRVALRCQKNLTSTPGAVAVEVSRTSPSLASPTSSLRYNAIETSFFPSGPPDSGNDQVIADRKVCNCCSQELETSFTYVDENVNLEQRSQRSPSAKGSHHPGDLGWGNSNEWSHEAPMSLISEDEDDTSSEATSSGKSVDYGFISAILFLVTGILLVIISYIVPREVTVDPNTVAAREMERLEEESARLGAHLDRCVIAGLCLLTLGGVVLSCLLMMSMWKGELYRRNRFASSKESAKVYGSFNFRMKTSTNENTMELSLVEEDTLAVQS